Genomic DNA from Vespa velutina chromosome 6, iVesVel2.1, whole genome shotgun sequence:
tcttttttcatcgtctATAACGTCACAACGTTGCCCTAGAAAATGACAATTTTTGTTAGTCACGAAAGTACTTACCATCTTTTCACTTAGctatctaatttattattgcaCCCTGTCTCCTGCTGTCAGAACACCCCTATCGTTACTTTACGATTAAACGACTTAAGCAGATCGATAGACCAAAGAAATAGTATGGCTGTTATCTTTTGTGGAGTCACCTGATGGTGATCTAGATCCCGAGATCCGTGGCATCGTGtgcttttatttcataaaagcgcgtgctctttctttttcctttttttctttttttttttgtttatttttgtttgtttctttttctttactttctctatttttttttgtctctcttttttacgaaCTAGATTTATCATCATCGGTGACATCCTTTATTATTTCAGGTTACGTGAACCTGTTTGTGCtgataaaaaagacaaaaaccgTGACAAGATAAACTTAGAGAAAAGTGTTACTTgcttgttttatatatatatatatatatatatatatatatatatttctttataaaaatattacattatttgcttcctcttttatattctctctcctctctctctctctctctctctctctctctccctctgtgtctctttttcattttccttcttataAAAGACTTTGAGATTTATATGACTATCAAACTGAAAAATATTTGGTAACagtaaaaagaatgataaattaatttatttatttttcagtcCGCGAATATTatctcattatttctttctgcGACGTTCGTCGTGATAAATTCCTTGACCTCagttcttcttttccttactCCATTTAAATAAAGGTTAAGAGTTGATAATAGAGATTAATTCGATGTGCGAGTATTGCGAACAATCAACGAGTATAACATTTCTAATAGTATTACGTTGCGTAAGAAACataaatcgtttaataatacggccaattaaaaaattaaaatttattatggaACAGTTTACAAATGAATGAtgaatatttagatatttttcattcattatttttcattcaaaaaatcttttcaaacgTTTAAATGGCAAaccgtactctctctctctctctctctctctctctcactctctctctctatatatatataaataaatagaaatattttctaacgttTACATGGCAaacagtttattttatttattttatattcgttgaaaataatcttaaataaaatgtgacaatttaaaaaatttcatttgtagCTCGAAGTTAATAAACAAACGAATTTGTGACTGACCTGTTCACAGACGgaggaattttttaaaaaaccgACGAACACGAGTGGACGTACGGTATAAAACTGACGTGACATTTAATTTACCAGACAAACGATGCCGATCAAATGGTATTTTGCTTTCAGCTACGAAAttgtaacattattttcttttttcttttctattttttttcttcctttttttttcttcttttttttcttttttttttattatttccatcgcgtaaaagataaagatcaGGTTCTAAACGCATTTACGTTCCCTTTTATGCTACTATCCATTATGATGatgagataatataataatgtaatacattataatgaaataaagaaatgccTAACTATTAATCGTAATTGATGGTAGtttttatttcagaaattTCGGTCTTATCtcactttatattattattatcgttattattaaatattattatattaatttaataataaacgttgTAGATGGTAAAAAGATTCCTGAGATCgataattcgatttttttacttcttcaaaATAACAAGAAGACATTGTGTAAATAAGATAGAATTTCTTTAGGAAATAATGAAGTTGTGATGTTTCTATTTTCGacgttaaatataaacaatttaatatcaaaaatataagtcaattttactaatattgtttttcggtgaataaaaatagaaagaaaaaaataagaaaataaaaatagaaagatataatagaatagtaataataatactaatactataatagtaatagacaattagtaatagtattagtaatagtaatagtagtagtattagtagtagtagtagtaacaatataatagtaattgaGAATTATTAGTTgtagtaacagtaataatataatagtaataaagaagtagcagcagcagcagcagtagtagtagtagtagtagtagtagtagtaatagtagtagtagtagtagtagtagtagtagtagtagtagtagtaatagtagtagtagtagtagctgCAGCAGTACGTTGAAGAAGTGGGAGAGTTTAGTATGTTCACGTCCAGAAAAAGCTTGTCTCAAGTAAGACAGTTTAGAATCGACGGTCGATCCGAGGACCAGTCTTTCGTTCGTAATCCTCTCTAGCTTAACCAGGAGCTCCTGAAATCGCATATTCTTTGAGTTCGAAACCGGTTTTCTGTATTTCTTATATGACAACGAGTAGGAAACGAGTAGACGTCAATGAAGATGACTCGTTTAAGAGTAATCGTACAGtgtttctcatttatttttctgatCTTTGCGAGACTCGTTAATAACGTGAGTTCGACTAACAGGccaaacattatttttattttggcCGACGATCTGGTGAGCctaaatcgatcgaatattttatttaaatattttttatttttgttctcaaattttttcccccttccaTTCCACATACGAAATGTcattgttcattttctttatcaggGATGGAACGACGTTGGATTTCATGGCTCAGGACAAATACCAACACCGAATATCGATGCTCTTGCATATTCcggattattattagataaatattacgtAACTCCGATCTGTACTCCTTCCAGAAGTGCTTTGATGACTGGCAAATATCCAATTCATAATGGAATGCAACATGGTGTGAgtaataatcgaatttatttgtaattcgaATGATATAATTCATTCAAGTTGttgtttgatataatatagGTTCTTAAAGGAGCCGAACCAAGAGGACTTCCTCTTAATGAAAAAATCCTACCGGAATATCTTCAAGATCTCGGTTATAGTACACATATTATTGGTAAATGGCATTTAGGATTTTACAAGAAAGAATATACACCAACTTATCGTGGTTTTAATAGTCACGTTGGTTACTGGTCAGGCCATCAAGATTATTTCGACCATACTGCCGTCGAGGAAGTAAGTAGTATAATCATAAAGTGTGTGTATACGATCGAATTAAATCAACGGAGGAAGAATGTGTTCATTGTACTTTACACAGCCATACTGGGGTCTAGACATGAGACGTGACATGAAGGCAGCGTGGGAGTTACATGGTCAATATTCAACTGATGTCTTCACGCAGGAGGCCGTGCAACTAATCGAGAATCACAATTCTACTCAACCGTTGTTCCTATATTTAGCTCATGCTGCTGTTCATTCAGGGAATCCTTATAATCCTTTGCCTGCACCTGATTTTGAAGTGGCCAGGCATACCTCGATTACCGATTACAATCGTAGACGATT
This window encodes:
- the LOC124949746 gene encoding arylsulfatase J isoform X2 gives rise to the protein MKMTRLRVIVQCFSFIFLIFARLVNNVSSTNRPNIIFILADDLGWNDVGFHGSGQIPTPNIDALAYSGLLLDKYYVTPICTPSRSALMTGKYPIHNGMQHGVLKGAEPRGLPLNEKILPEYLQDLGYSTHIIGKWHLGFYKKEYTPTYRGFNSHVGYWSGHQDYFDHTAVEEPYWGLDMRRDMKAAWELHGQYSTDVFTQEAVQLIENHNSTQPLFLYLAHAAVHSGNPYNPLPAPDFEVARHTSITDYNRRRFAGGVRGAGLLWSPYLNHPGRISKQMIHITDWLPTILSIAGSDTSNLTNIDGINLWEALRDDKESPRRTILHNIDDIFGVSAITVGDWKLIQGSTYNGAWDGWYGPSGREWVYNVGAVIGGMAGRVITSLGLSLTPEKIHELRDNSLIKCPPKNDSLPACKPLEAACLFNVQQDPCEDNNLANELPTILKKLQDEVKKFNATAIPPGNLPWNEKADPKLWDHTWTNFGDYIDTMTSAAA